GACAAGAgagggaaaatttgaaaaaattggaaggaaaatacaaaaaaaaaaaacaaaaataatgcaatgaaacacattaaatggatttttgttcttttttcctttttagcatTAATATCATTTTGTTGGGAAAATGTGTCATTTGCGACAATGATATCAACAGAGTTAATTAAATAATCATTACAATCAGAAACAAAAATTATTGGCAGCATTAGTACAAGAAATTGATTATGGGCTGACCGCGAGCATGCAATAAGCCCCTGTGATACCTGAAGGAGTGCAACAGCAACCTTGTACTGGGCACAAATGCTGGCTTGGGCTTTAACATCTGCTCCCTGAGACAAGTCTTTAGCCAACGCTAGAAAAGCCTCATCCAAGCACGATAGAGCATCGGTAAGTTGATTTTGTTCAAGGTGTGCAAGAGCAGTCTTGAAACATACTGGAGCAGCTGCTCCACGAggaacctgaaaaaaaaaagaacaaaataagcAAGAGAGCATCAGAATATACTATTTAATTATGTAACAGCATTGGTCCATACTTGTCCAAGGCGCACAGCTATTGGTGCAGCAGGAGTGGATTTTCCTCCATTAGTTCCAACATTGGCTTCTTGAGACACAAGGACACCAAGATCAATTGGTTGGGCAGCGACCGGAGCTGGAGCAGCAGCTGCTGATGGTTGAGGGGCCACTGACTGAGGAACGACAGACTGTGGTGGAATGCCACCATCTGGAAGCCCAATGGACTCGAGGGAAATTGCAGACGGTTGAGAAGCAACCTGAGGAGGCACTCCACCATCAGGAAGACCAATGTTGATGGGAGTATTAATTTGGTTAGAAGACACTGAGCTGCTTTCAGGAACCCTTGGCTGATCCAGACCCCCAAAGTATTTTGCTGGCGGTGCCAAGGATGCTGCCACTTCCAAGGATGATATGGTGTTCTGAAAGAAATCTTCTGGTATTGGTCCAGCAGATACACCCATTCCCATCACCATAGCAGTAGGTTCTGCAGTTGGAGCAGCAACCAATGTAGGAGAGAAAGCCGCAGTGGGAGGAACAGTTGCCATAGGAGGAAGAGTGGCTGTGGTTGAAACAGGAAATGGCTGGGAAAATGCTGCTGTAAAATCTTGGGAGCCTCCAGGTGAGGACCTAGCCCTTATGGGAGGGCCCAATCCATCACCAAGTTTGAATTGTTTGGTTGCTTCTTTGATCTTATTGACATCAACTGTCGCCCCAGCAGTTggtttctctttaatttttataactattttctttttggaagtaccttcttcttcatcactgctGCTGCCATCAACACCATAAGGTTTCTTAAATTCTTCTTCAGCTTTCGCTTGCTCATCTGCAGTGGGACCTGCAGTTGGTTTCATTAAGTTTGCTAAGCTGTTCAAAGAATCTGCCTTTGTCTCTCCATCAGCTGATGCCTTATTCTTCTTAGAAGGGAACTTGATCAAAGCCGTTCCCATcccatttgatttgttttctccGTTCAACGCTGTAATTGTTTTTACCAGACTGTCTTCCCTTACTTCAATCacatttcctcttcctttcaTTACACCCAAATAAACCCCGATATGATCTGCAATGATGGATGGGATTGTTCCATCAAAGGTTTTCATGTAGGGCATCACTTCACCTGCTAGCTCCCATTGAGGTATAGATTTCAGGTCAGTTGGTGTCTTTATTTCCCAGTTTCCTCCACCCCATTCAGGGCCCTTTGGGACCATACTTTCAGCTGCAAAGTTGGCAAAAATGCCTTGTGTCCAACCTGTTGATCGTATCCTCAAAATTCTCTCACAGTATCGCCTTAGTTCTGAATCAGTTCCCACATCTTCTAATTTTTGAGCAAGGTTCCGCATAGCGCTTGGGTTCAAATGACAGATGAACAGATCAAGCATGCTTTGAAAATCAGTAATAGCCTCAAAGGTTTCTTTGGCACTATCAAATTGACCATGCCTGCAGTTGCAATACCATATGATATAAGTACAGGAATGCTAGGAAAAATCAAACAGGAAAAATCAAACACCAGAAATTAAGAGTAGAAGCATTTGTTCTCTTCCACTATAACATATGAGTTAGCTGGTAGCACATTGAAGTTGTGCTCTCTACAAGTAGCTTCATTGTGTTGTTTGAGGATATCACGTTGTCTGTCACATCACATTATTTGGGTGGCAACAATTTCAACTAAttcaaggaaaaaggaaaactgaaaatatgTATTCATTTAGTATGTTATAAACAATGACACTACATTAACAGTCACCTTTCACATCACAAATATGGTCCCCTATGGCCTATACTCCAGAGTTCCTGTACATTTACCAGATACAAACCACAGCCATCACCATCCTCAATGGAATATCAAGACATGTAAAATCTATCATCCGTTTCCAGGTATCATTGATCGACCTGGGCGTTTGCACTTTGCAGATTGTCTTCTGTGCTAGTGAATCAAGTTTCAAAACCATTAATATTCTTGCCAAGGGAGAAAAAGCTGCAAATGCAAATTGGGTAAGCAAAAactgtttttcaaaatatggatCAACATGAAGGCAACCATCACTAAGCTGTCACTGACTCACTGGTCAATAAGCAGAGCAGCACTGTAGTAGCTGCAATGCATAATTACGACATCGCATTTGAGAACAAAATGGACATTTTAAAAAAAGCTCCCATTCAATAAATCAGACTTAGCAATTGATGGACCAGCAGATAATTCTTCTGAAATCAGAAACAAATGGCAGCACAAACAGAATTACATTTTCCACATCCATTAGCCCTCAAAAGTGATGTGCAAGAACACTACGTACTTGATGCATGAATATCCCAGGTGGCGGAAGCGATAAAATAACTGGGAAGTGGGAGGACATTGTGGATAGTCCCTTGACCGTAGAAACTCATCCTTCAAAACAGAAAGAGCTGTAGAAAATCGGAGAGCTTTGATTGCATACATACAGCGCAAAACCTGTGTGAATTCTGCACATCATTACAACCACCGCAGGCAGAAAAAATAAACGCACAATGAGGTTACCTGAGTAAACTGTGGACCAGCTTGAGCTAATGCCACAGCAAGGTCACCACAAGCTGGAGGGCCTTTTGCTAGAATGTCAAGGGACCTTGAAGATATTCTCAAGCTATCAAACCTTCATCAGACAGTAATTTAGAAATAATCAGCATTCAGTATTACaataataaaattatcaaaatcatGTTCCCACTTTGGTCCGAACTCAAACACTTAGGCAAAAAGGTCTGTGGTTAGAAATTTGAAGACTATTCAAAATACAATTACAGCAGAAGCTGctttcaagagaaaaagaacaccTTGAGGTCAACTGGTATAGAATCTCTGGCACGTTGATCTTCTGCTCAAAACTTTGTTGCATAGTAGCAAACCCAATGAGAAGAGGCTCAAGCAATCCAACTAGACAACTTCTGATCTCTACCCCTTTCTTTTGCCTTGGGTTTATGTCAGTTGGAGATGCAAGCAGTATTCGATCATTCAGAGCACCAACCAGCACTAAATGTGAAAAATTATCTTGATTATTCGGaagaaatgaatggaagaactattaaaaagaataaagttATCATCATATGTCATTAGAGCCAGTGCATTGGCACTTACAATCATATATTTCAGCCACCGTTAAGAAAGTTCACAGTTCAACAACCCAGAAGAGATATGAATCTGAAGTCAACCTAAGTTACGGGAACCTTTACAACCTCATAAACCAAGTACAATGTGATAAGCCTAACTGTAAAGCTTAAAGTGACAACAATATCATCAGAAACATTAGtttaaaattgaaatctttAACAACTCAAACCACAAAGACATGTGGAGAATCATTTTAAACTTCACGACTGAGTCCTCCCAACAGCCTAGCACTTCAGTGATGCATGATGCATCGtacaaaaaatcatcaatatggACACCAAAACTATTCAACACAATGAATTCATGGACTGATGAGATTTTCAGTTTCTTCCATGGATGATTAGCAAATCAAGCTGCTTGTGCACAACTTTGGTTCTACCAGTTTAAAGATCAGAACATGCAAGATAGAGCACAGATGCAAAATTATCAAACGGAGACCAGTTTTACACACACACTAGAAAACTAAATGGTGGTTCAGAAGTTTGGTGTGCCCATGTCTGCCCTAAGGTCAATGACAGCATTTTTAGTTAATCTAATGTTCTTGGTAGATTATCTCAGTGTTATCCGTATCATGCGATACcaaaaacctatacgatacactATACACTTGTGTACCGTAGGCATATCGGCCATATCGTGCAATACGGGgctgtattgtacgatacggccGATACACCCCTATATCATATGATACGggataaaatgaattttttgtatttttttacaaaagaacctCTCGCTTCTTTCCAAACATGTCTAAAAGTTGTAAGAGGGGGAAGTTTTACTAgtttcttttacaaaatttgCCCACTTATGTGAAAAATCATTGATTTAGAGGAGAACTTGCTGGTGGAGAAGAAGGTTTACTCATGACCCCATGGAGATGATGAGACCTTGAGTGATGATaatcataatatattatatgtcttgaacttgtaatgtaatctaaaacactttaaagtttaaacattaaaGTTGTGATAGAcacttattatgttattatgaatttcttatttctcatttcTAAAAGTAATGTTAATATATTATGACATATGAATGATGTGACGAgtctttttatatataacacatttttttccaaaactttatttgtttttcctaagtttaacatttttttctaatttgttctcttttttctatttttaaaattttttttatgaattaaaattttaatttatgatACCCTATGCTACGTTTATGATACGCTACGATACAATGTATAGGTCGGCCCAACCGATACACGTTACgatacgccttttacaacattggattATCTTGTTACAAGCCATACTTTGGATCATATGTTTAGGAAATAAACTCATGACCTTTTGAGCATCAAAATATTCCGATGCTTTGTGAAACCTtaattttttcatgctcttgatttttcttttcacagaCTAATAATGTGCTCCAAAGGTTCTTATTTGTTAAATAAACTGTCAGATCACATCCATCAAATTATTATGACCACTCACTCACTTGAACAAATGGCTTTAGGATATGAAACACAGGGCACCCAAATTTGAAGGCGCACTGCATACATACCACACAGAGATataccttatatatatatatatatatatatatatatatgaaaattataatCTGACCGAGGCCGGgtaggtaaaaataaaaaatttgtaacaGAAAGCATCATAAACAACTGTTAAAAGCACCACAAACCATTGCTGCACCAAAAGATGCTCCTGTagcatttttttagaatttcagTGACAAGTTTTTAATTCTTATGTCCAAGTATGTACATTTCCAAAAAAGAGCCTTGAAATccaattaaaaacaaattttatgcCCTAGAGAAGAGTCTGACTGTTGTTTTTTGAACTGTTAAAAGACAATTCACAGACCGGATTACAgtgaattttcttttaatatatatttttcgaCATTTTAAACATATATGCACACTTAAAATTTCCAAACATGGCCATTTTCCTGCCAAAACAACTGCACAGCATCAAATGGCTAGATTTCTTTAAGCAGGAATCGCTTCAGAAATGcctgctctctctcttaagTCTTAACGTCAATTGAGGATGGGGTTACTTAATAGCTGATGTTCTCATTTTgcatctttcttttatataattgtCTTCCTAGCACTCTTTGATATTATTACACCTGTTGGATGGATAGGAACATGCCAGAATTACCTGTTTACAGTTGCACGACTGAGTACCTGCTTAGGTCCTTGTGGTCAAGCCACCAACTTCTATGACCTTCCAAAATATGGCTaatgtcatttttaaatatttctcgCATAAATTCACactttgtcttttgttttttataaccttttattctttcttagtGATTCACGATTTCCTTTAAATCAACAATGAGATAGTAACTGGCTTTATTAACATGGCTGAAAGGTCATTTTTCCCCAAAATGGGCTAAGCCTGTGATCATCATCATCCATCTGGTCCATTATTGGTCTCTTGGACACAAAGAGGTCAAGTGTTGTGCAGAATACTAACTTTAGCTTATTAATTTTGTGACTATATAGTTGCACAAGCTTGAGTCAGAAGGTAACTAAGATTATGGAAGAAATAGCACCAGactcattttcacttttaaaaCTCAATTTTGCAGATACTGGCACTTATCCATCCAGTAATTGGAAatgatagaaaaaaagaaaaaaacccacTTTTTGGCTTTTGCTTCTAGTTTGTATAGTCTGTCTTATAACAAGACCAAAACCACATATTTCCTCAAAGGTATCCTGAGATCTCTATTTGCTTGCAAGCCCACCACGTCATGGTCTATTGTATTCAAAGGTCTAAATCTGTCTGGAGAGAATGCCCTAACGAGGTAAGAAAAATTGATGAGCATTGGCAGGGCAACTATCTCCCATGGTTTGAGTGTGCTAGTTTTCTCCCAATAAAGTATCATGAAACTAGTGAGACCCAGGTCTTTGGCTCAAACCGTAACTCCACAGCCACATGCAATGCAATTCACTGCTCTAGAAACCATAGATAAATCAAGCTGGAATAAGTGGAATGGATAGGAATGTGCTTAGAAAACAAAGGGCAACTATCTCCCATGGTTTGAGTGTGCTAGTTTTCTCCCAATAAAGTATCATGAAACTAGTGAGACCCAGGTCTTTGGCTCAAACCGTAACTCCACAGCCACATGCAATGAAATTCACTGTTCTAGAAACCATAGATAAATCAAGCTGGAATAAGTGGAATGGATAGGAATGTgcttagaaaataaaaaggctCGGATGGTAGAGCAATATTGGATTGGTTcacttgaaacttgaaagacaGACAAAGTTCACTGAAAACAATTAAGTAACCTTGAACTGCAAAACCTACTAGATAGCAGGACCAAAAACTTCAGACTTGCCAGAAGTGTTCATAGATATTTGTTGGCTTAAAAACCTAGAAGATCCTGCGCCATTTTGGAGATAATTCAacaattgaagaaaatgaaaacagataGAAACCAACTTGAAGACCTACCAGCATTGGGCATGCTGATTGATAGAATTGTCCGCACCATGCCATCCCATCCAAGGATTCCTATAACTGCAGAAGTTGAAAATAGAAGAGCAGGTCCAAGCCACAAAAGCGATCTGAAGTGCTATGATGTTAAGGGAGTTGAAATAGCCACATGATGGATGGATAACAGAACACTAAATGGATCAGAAGGGCCATATTAAAGCAACAATGCAACAATAATGTCATTAATCACTTTCAGGATATTGAGGGGAAGCCTTTGTCAAAGGTAGAAGAACTACTTGCTAAGATCACAAGGTCCTTGGTAACAATCATAACACGATGAGTAGTCAATATTCCTGCAACATGACCTCTCAGGGTTTCCTGCCATTGAACCTTCAGAGGACAACAACATAGCATCtcgattaaaatttaatttgcaAACAACATTGAAACTTCAAAGTAATTAGGATCAATTTAGTATTCTCAATAcatgaaagagagaaataatCTTTAAATGAAGCCAGGAAAATATTCCTATAGTGCATATACAAACATGTCTTATACTTTAGTTATTTGACCTCGTAATCAGAATACGGCCATTAGCTAACCCAGTTGCCAAAGACATTTATCAACACATTGAATAACTTTGGTTTTAGTATATAGATGTAGACGACGTCTAAGTGCAACATTGAGAACTTGATTTATTCAGTCCAGAGTCCAGAAATATGAATAAGCAAGTGAAAGAATCAAGACAATTAAGGTAGCCACATAAACATTGATTACATGCTCCCCAATGGTGTAAAATCTATAGCCCTGCATAGCAAATCTTTTATGGTGCATTAAAGACCAGGAAGAATTCCTATTACAAAACAGCCACCATTACTCACATaattgaaaactgaaaagtgaaagcatCACCAAGTAAATTCGAAGGGGAAATCTCTAGACACAACTACAAATAGCATGTTTTTAAAGTGCACAATAATGCATACAGTAAGACCCGAAATGGTTGATATCCTAAAAAACCAGGTCGTAGTGGtggtaaatataaaaaaaaaagataaatttgaaactatattgGCAAATCACGGTACCCCATACAGGCAGATACCTATTATTGGGCAATGGAAAACTCTATTGGCAAATCACAGTACCCTATTCCCCATGTTTAGGGTAGAATACTGCCCCACGGATCTAAAACTGAGAGAGGTAAAGGTTGAACAACACCAGAAGGAATTTGCTCACATCATTGCTGTATTCTCAGTGTATCCTAATCTGTTTCATAGTGAACTGCTTCAGCAGGGATACCTAGGCAAAAATCTCATATCACTGTCACATAACCATATCATTGCTGTAACCAGAGCGTATCCAAGTCTGTATACATACTGAACCCCTTCAGTAAGGGTACAAGAGAAAAAATCTCATATTTAGTGACCATGTTCAATCACGGCATAACATAGATTCTACATCCCATAACCAAGCAActtcaaacacattttttatattagaAACAGCAAGAATCGCTGGtcaaaaataatcaaattgtTCCAGTATTTTAATGCTTATCTTTTTGTGCCCTACTTTATCCCCTGATGTTCTTCCCGTGTTTCTTGACACCATTTTGATATTGACTGCTTGTCAAGCCTAAGGATCTAGAAGTATGTGTTTTGTATCTAAGTCATATGGATGCTCAATTTTAACTCTTGCATCATGTTCCTTATTTAATAAAGTCATGCTGTGAGATCGAGAAAATTTGCCAAATCCCACACCCATGTGAAATAATCCTGCTTTCAGCATCCATCAGAGGAAGTAAACTGGCATTCTCAATAGTCAGCCAAATACAGTGGACTAACCAAAGATTAAAATGGAACAAAAGCTTCTTTAAGTTTGTTTATCAATCCAAAGTTCCTTAGGTGTAAACAGTAACAAAGACTTTACTCTCATTCAAGAAATatggaaaaagaaaggcaaatgGAACAGACTTATTCATGGCCAAAGTAAAGCTGAAATAAGTACCTGGATCACAATTTCATCCATTTTCAATCTGATGGCttgctttccctcttttttgGTTGATGAGTTTTGGCCGTGGTCAGTTGAAAGTGTGTATCCTTGAACAAGCTTGGTGAGCCCAATATGGCTCCCATGAGAAGCATACATCACCATTGACTCTGCAAGAATAAAGAACCGCAATCACACTAAAAGATAGTAAACATTATCATGGTGTTAAATGAGATAGATATACATACCCATTGGTGTAGAAAATATACGATCAACCTCAGATTCAAACGTAAACTGCATAGCACCTCGATCAGGAACCACAGTATTCTCGGTAAAGGATTCAGGATCAAGTGATCCATTACTCATCTTATCCTGTGGAGCAGAACTGGTAGCTTGTAGAAAGTACAATGTCAGTCCAGTCTTATCATCATCAAGAATAGCATATTGGTTTTCATTAACCCCAACGAAAGCAGCATCTCGTCCTACACACACATACAAGAAGAGAGgtgagaaaaaatcaaaattaagaagAATTCAGAAACCACCTTGCAACACATTTGACTAAACAAAATTGTAAGAACCTTTAATTATGCCTCCTTTGCTATGGATAGACTGTGCATCAGTCTGCTCCCAGTGCACCACAACTTCAGAACCATTTCCATTTGTTTcgaaaacaataagaaataggTGCTGCTTTGAACTGTACACAAGACTCTTCGGGTAGCATTCACCATTTACAGGAATCTGAACTTAGACAATGGATTATCAATTGAATGAATAGGTCTTGAAGCTTTTCAAGTTCCAAAATGCAAGTGTccgaaagaaaaaacaaaaaaccaaaaaaaaggatGACGGAGTGGAATCTTTGTACCGTTGAGTATAGCTTTTTGTATATGTTGTCCACTCCAGAGCAAATATTATATGCCATAAGGTTGACACTATCGAGGTAAAATGCCCTGACAGGATAATGTAAGATTCGGTTCTCTCCATTGAAGAAATTGAGCTCCAAATGATAAGGCTAGAGACAAAAGTACAGCTATTAGCAGAGGAAAAAAATTATCCAACCTTGAGAATACAGAGAAAGATCTTGAATTAAAGGAACCAACCTGGCAGACGGGAACATCTCTCAGATGGTGCTTTGAATCAACAATAGTGATCAGAGGCAGCCGAGAGATTGGCCCGTTCTTTGCATGGCCCTCCATGAAGTGCTGTACaaaga
Above is a window of Nymphaea colorata isolate Beijing-Zhang1983 chromosome 8, ASM883128v2, whole genome shotgun sequence DNA encoding:
- the LOC116258474 gene encoding uncharacterized protein LOC116258474, yielding MEWTTLQHLDLRHVDRGHKALQPHAAAFHPNQAIMAVAVGSFIVEFDALTGSKISSIDIGAPVVRMLYSPTSGHTVIAVLEDCTIRSCDFDNEQTAVLHSPEKRNEQIAPDTEVHIALTPLQPIVFFGFHRRMSVTVVGTVEGGRAPTKIKTDLKKPIVNLACHPRLPLLYVAYAEGLIRAYNIHTYAVHYTLQIDNTIKLIGAGAFAFHPTLEWIFIGDRRGSLLAWDVSTERPNMIGIKQIGSQPIISIAWHPMLRLLITLSKDGNLQVWRTRVITNPNRQPMQANFFERAGIEPIDITGILSQRGGEAVYPLPRIKSIIVHPKLNLATILFAGLSTGGNSKSKAASFTREGRKQLFAVLQSARGSTAADLKEKLFSLGSSGVLAEHQLQTQLQEQHTKGQSQLSITDIARKAFLHSHFMEGHAKNGPISRLPLITIVDSKHHLRDVPVCQPYHLELNFFNGENRILHYPVRAFYLDSVNLMAYNICSGVDNIYKKLYSTIPVNGECYPKSLVYSSKQHLFLIVFETNGNGSEVVVHWEQTDAQSIHSKGGIIKGRDAAFVGVNENQYAILDDDKTGLTLYFLQATSSAPQDKMSNGSLDPESFTENTVVPDRGAMQFTFESEVDRIFSTPMESMVMYASHGSHIGLTKLVQGYTLSTDHGQNSSTKKEGKQAIRLKMDEIVIQVQWQETLRGHVAGILTTHRVMIVTKDLVILASSSSTFDKGFPSFRSLLWLGPALLFSTSAVIGILGWDGMVRTILSISMPNAVLVGALNDRILLASPTDINPRQKKGVEIRSCLVGLLEPLLIGFATMQQSFEQKINVPEILYQLTSRFDSLRISSRSLDILAKGPPACGDLAVALAQAGPQFTQVLRCMYAIKALRFSTALSVLKDEFLRSRDYPQCPPTSQLFYRFRHLGYSCIKHGQFDSAKETFEAITDFQSMLDLFICHLNPSAMRNLAQKLEDVGTDSELRRYCERILRIRSTGWTQGIFANFAAESMVPKGPEWGGGNWEIKTPTDLKSIPQWELAGEVMPYMKTFDGTIPSIIADHIGVYLGVMKGRGNVIEVREDSLVKTITALNGENKSNGMGTALIKFPSKKNKASADGETKADSLNSLANLMKPTAGPTADEQAKAEEEFKKPYGVDGSSSDEEEGTSKKKIVIKIKEKPTAGATVDVNKIKEATKQFKLGDGLGPPIRARSSPGGSQDFTAAFSQPFPVSTTATLPPMATVPPTAAFSPTLVAAPTAEPTAMVMGMGVSAGPIPEDFFQNTISSLEVAASLAPPAKYFGGLDQPRVPESSSVSSNQINTPINIGLPDGGVPPQVASQPSAISLESIGLPDGGIPPQSVVPQSVAPQPSAAAAPAPVAAQPIDLGVLVSQEANVGTNGGKSTPAAPIAVRLGQVPRGAAAPVCFKTALAHLEQNQLTDALSCLDEAFLALAKDLSQGADVKAQASICAQYKVAVALLQEIGRLQKVQGPSAISAKEEMARLSRHLGSLPLLAKHRINCIRTSIKRNMEVQNYGYAKSMLDLLLSKAPPGKQDELRSLIDICVQRGLTNKSIDPLEDASQFCAATLSRLSTIGHDACDLCGAKFAALTGHGCSICGMGSIKRSDSQAGPVPSPFG